In Streptomyces erythrochromogenes, the DNA window CGGGCGTGGGAATCGTCACCTTCGGTGTCTTTCTTGCGATCGGCTTCCTGATCGACCACCCGGTCTACCTGGGCATCCTGGGCTTCCTGGTGGCTTTCCTCGCGATGGCGATCGTCTTCGGGCGACGTGCCGAGCGGGCTGCCTTCGGGCAGATGGAAGGACAGCCGGGAGCGGCCGCGGCCGTACTGGACAACGTGGGACGGGGCTGGACGACCACCCCGGCCATCGCGATGACCCGGCAGCAGGACATCGTCCACCGTGCCGTGGGCAAGGCCGGCGTCGTGCTGATCGCCGAGGGCAACCCGAACCGGGTGAAGCCGCTGCTCGCGAACGAGAAGAAGAAGATGGCCCGGATCATGCCGGACGTGCCGGTCCACGACTTCATCGTGGGTACGGGCGAGGGCGAGGTGCCGCTCAAGAAGGTGCGCACCACCCTGCTCAAGCTGCCGCGCGTACTGACCGGCCCGCAGATCACCGCGGTCAACGACAAGCTGCGTGCCATGGGTGACCTCATGAGCAACATGCCGCTGCCGAAGGGCCCCATGCCCAAGGGCATGAAGATGCCGCGCGGCGGAAAGATGCGCTGACGCAGCTCAGCTGATTTTCGTATACGAGACAGGGGCGCCCCCCGAGCCGGCCGGCTCGGGGGGCGCCCCTGTCTGTTCGCAACGCGCTAGATGCGGACCTGGACGGCGCGCGCGAGGCGGTCGTGGAGGCCGCGGCCGTCGCGGTCCCAGATCAGCGCCGGGATGACCAGGGCCAGCAGCAGCGTGCGCACGACCACGCGGACGAAGCCGAGGCGGCCGCCGTCCTCCGCGACCACGCGCAGGCCCAGGACCCGCTTGCCGGGTGTGAAGCCCACGGTGCCGACCGTCAGGACGGTCAGGGCCACGAAGAGCCCGAGGGTCCAGTTGCCCGCGGCGCCCAGGTTTCCGCCGGTGATCAGCCCGTACGCGATGAGCTGGCAGCCGATCCAGTCGAGGGCGACGGCCCCGATCCGGCGCCCGAAGCGCGCCACCGAGCCGGGGCCCTGCTGGGGCAGGCCGAGGCGCTGCCCCGGATAGCCGAAGTCGACGCCCATCTCCTCGGCGGCCGCCTTGGGGCCGGAGAGCCAGGATCCGATTGCCTGTCTGTTGTCCACCCGACCACGGTACCGGTGGCGCCTCACGGCGCTCCGGCCGGACCCTGGTTAACTTGTGCGAAACAAATGGGTCATGCTTGGGAAATCCCGTCTGCTTATGGTCGGGTCAGCGTGCGGCACCGCACTGACGCACCACGAGCTATAAAGCCCGTCCCTCCCCCGGGGCCGGGAGTAGGAGGAGTTGGATGTTCCAGAACGCCGACGAAGTCAAGCAGTACATCGAGGAGAACGACGTCAAGTTCGTCGACGTCCGCTTCTGCGACCTGCCTGGTGTGATGCAGCACTTCACGATCCCGGCGCGGGCATTCGACCCGGCGGAGGAGCTCGCCTTCGACGGATCCTCGATCCGCGGCTTCCAGGCGATCCACGAGTCCGACATGGCCCTGCGCGCCGACATCACCACCGCGCGCCTGGACCCCTTCCGTCGCGACAAGACTCTGAACATCAACTTCTTCATCCACGACCCGATCACGGGTGAGGCCTACAGCCGCGACCCGCGCAACATCGCGAAGAAGGCCGAGGCGTACCTCGCCTCCACCGGCATCGCCGACACCGCGTTCTTCGGTCCCGAGGCCGAGTTCTACATCTTCGACAGCGTGCGCTTCGCGACCACCGCGAACGAGGGCTTCTACCACATCGACTCCGAGGCCGGCGCCTGGAACACCGGTTCCGAGGAGAACAACCGCGGCTACAAGGTCCGCTACAAGGGCGGCTACTTCCCGGTCGCCCCGGTCGACCACTTCGCGGACCTGCGCGCCGAGATCTCCCTGGAGCTGGACGCCCAGGGCCTCCAGGTCGAGCGCCAGCACCACGAGGTCGGCACCGGTGGCCAGGCCGAGATCAACTACAAGTTCAACACGCTGCTGGCCGCGGCCGACGACCTGATGCTCTTCAAGTACATCGTGAAGAACGTCGCCTGGAAGAACGGCAAGACCGCGACCTTCATGCCGAAGCCGATCTTCGGCGACAACGGCTCGGGCATGCACGTCCACCAGTCGCTGTGGGCCGGCGGCGAGCCGCTCTTCTACGACGAGGCCGGCTACGCGGGCCTGTCGGACACCGCCCGCTACTACATCGGCGGCATCCTCAAGCACGCCCCGTCGCTGCTCGCCTTCACCAACCCGACGGTGAACTCCTACCACCGCCTGGTGCCGGGCTTCGAGGCGCCGGTCAACATGGTGTACTCGCAGCGCAACCGCTCCGCCGCCATGCGCATCCCGATCACGGGCTCGAACCCGAAGGCCAAGCGCGTCGAGTTCCGCGCGCCGGACCCGTCCTCGAACCCGTACCTGGCCTTCTCGGCCCTGCTCCTCGCGGGCCTCGACGGCATCAAGAACAAGATCGAGCCGATGGAGCCGATCGACAAGGACCTCTACGAGCTCTCCCCTGACGAGCACGCTAGCGTCCCGCAGGTCCCGACCAGCCTCGAGGACGTCCTCAAGGCCCTGGAGGAGGACCACGAGTACCTCCTGGCCGGCGGTGTCTTCACCCCCGACCTGATCGAGACCTGGATCGACTACAAGCGCACGCACGAGATCGCCCCGATCGCGCAGCGTCCGCACCCGCACGAGTTCGAGCTGTACTTCGACCTCTAAAAATGCCTGATGGGAGGCCCCCCGCCACGCTCCACGGAGCGAGGCGGGGGGCCTTTCCGCTTTGACAGGTCGACCGGGTGGAGTAAGGGTGGAAATGACCTAAAGGCCTCATAAGCGAGACATGTTCGGAGGTGCATGAGAATGCGCCGTAGGATCGTTGCGGCAACGATGGCCGGAGCCGCGGGAATCGCCATCGGTCTGCTGCCCGTAGCCAGTGCTTCGGCCTCGGTCGTCGCCGGCAGTGGCGGCGGGAACGGCGGCTACGACTGCTACCGGTACCCCTCGAACCGCTCGGACGCCCGGTGGGACTACTGCTGCAACCGCGACTGGCGTGACCGGCCCAGCTGGTGCTGGGACAACGCGGGCGTCGGCGGCGACCGCGGCTACTGGCGCGACAGCAACTGGCGCGACTCCGACCGGCGCCACCACAACTGGCACGACGACGCGAACTGGAACAACTCCGGCCGCGGCGGCAACGGCAACTGGAACGACTGGGGCAACGGTCGCGGC includes these proteins:
- the glnA gene encoding type I glutamate--ammonia ligase, whose product is MFQNADEVKQYIEENDVKFVDVRFCDLPGVMQHFTIPARAFDPAEELAFDGSSIRGFQAIHESDMALRADITTARLDPFRRDKTLNINFFIHDPITGEAYSRDPRNIAKKAEAYLASTGIADTAFFGPEAEFYIFDSVRFATTANEGFYHIDSEAGAWNTGSEENNRGYKVRYKGGYFPVAPVDHFADLRAEISLELDAQGLQVERQHHEVGTGGQAEINYKFNTLLAAADDLMLFKYIVKNVAWKNGKTATFMPKPIFGDNGSGMHVHQSLWAGGEPLFYDEAGYAGLSDTARYYIGGILKHAPSLLAFTNPTVNSYHRLVPGFEAPVNMVYSQRNRSAAMRIPITGSNPKAKRVEFRAPDPSSNPYLAFSALLLAGLDGIKNKIEPMEPIDKDLYELSPDEHASVPQVPTSLEDVLKALEEDHEYLLAGGVFTPDLIETWIDYKRTHEIAPIAQRPHPHEFELYFDL
- a CDS encoding RDD family protein → MDNRQAIGSWLSGPKAAAEEMGVDFGYPGQRLGLPQQGPGSVARFGRRIGAVALDWIGCQLIAYGLITGGNLGAAGNWTLGLFVALTVLTVGTVGFTPGKRVLGLRVVAEDGGRLGFVRVVVRTLLLALVIPALIWDRDGRGLHDRLARAVQVRI
- a CDS encoding DUF4191 domain-containing protein; translated protein: MARKSNAETAANPGRLKQIALTYKMTRKADPKVGLIVAGVGIVTFGVFLAIGFLIDHPVYLGILGFLVAFLAMAIVFGRRAERAAFGQMEGQPGAAAAVLDNVGRGWTTTPAIAMTRQQDIVHRAVGKAGVVLIAEGNPNRVKPLLANEKKKMARIMPDVPVHDFIVGTGEGEVPLKKVRTTLLKLPRVLTGPQITAVNDKLRAMGDLMSNMPLPKGPMPKGMKMPRGGKMR